The Bubalus bubalis isolate 160015118507 breed Murrah chromosome 8, NDDB_SH_1, whole genome shotgun sequence sequence TAAAACAAAAACCTCCACCCTCCATCATCTCTACTCCAGGAACAGTTCTAGCTTCTCCTGCTCCAACCTCATGCTGCAGAATAAACAACTGTTCCTAAAATTTATTTCCAAACACAGAAGGGAGTGCTTCCAATCTGTGTCTTTCTTACCTGTACTGCACCGCCCGCACAGCGCGGCCGGCCAAGTGGGTGTGGAGCAGGTAGCCAAAGACCTGGATATCGGGCACTGGAGCCCCGTTCATCTGTGGCAGGGAGGAGACCACCTGGTCTGTTAGGAACTTTCCTCTGCTCCTTAGTTTCCTCCTTTACTATCTGACACCTTCCTCTGAAGACTGGAACATACCCCTTTAGTCCCTGCTGGGCCTCTTGACTCCCACCTCCCCTGCACCAGCCAGGTTGGGTCAATTGCCCAAAGCACCAGGTGGTGGCCCTTCTCCGGCTTGGGGACTCGGGCTGCAAGCTGGTGGATCACGCTAGATCTATGATTGGCAATGGGGAATCTCAGGGGAAGTGGGCAGTGGGGGGAACACCTTCCGGCTTCACCTCTTCAAACTTCTCCGTCTTACACAGTCCGTAGGACATGAAGGACTCGGCACCGGGGGGGATGAAGTGGATGGGGAAAGTGAAGACACCCAGCTGCAGGACGCCCATGTCAAACTTGCGCAGGTGTGCAGTGTAGTATACTCGGATTCCCGAGGAGTCGTACAGACCTGGGGCAGGCGGGACTGATCAGAGGAGGCGGGGAACGGGGCACAGGCTGTGGAGAAAGAGGCCTGGGAAGGCAAAGAAGGGGCTGCGAGCAGGAGTCAGCAGGCCTCCTGCATCAATGCCTAGAGGACTCAGCCAGCCCCATCCATGGGCGCTTCCATAAATGCTCTAGAGGCTCACCAGGCAGATTGTGAAAATTGCTGTAATGAATCTCCAGGCGGATCCACTGGGGGTCCAAGGGCGTCCCAATAGAGATGCCCACGTCGTCTGGAAACTGATAACTCTGGTGGAAGGAGGGAGGTTTGGCAGCAAGAATGGCTGGGAAGTAGATGCTGGGGACCCCCAGGGGCTCACCCGTGTCTTCTCGCCTCCATCCCAGACCTCCCTTGTCTCCATCTTCCACCCATCCACCAATTCCCATTGCCTGACCACACATGTCCCCTTAGCCACCGATTTCCCTCATCACACAGACTCACTGTGCCCCCGACAGCCCAGCCGACGATGACCTGTGTGCAGAGGGAGAAGGCGGGGTCAGCCCCATAGCAGTCGCTGATGCCCGTGGGGAGAGCGCTGGCATTGCCGCAGGCATACACCAGGATGTGGTGCACAATCGTCTCATTGTGTTGGACCAACTTGGGCTCAAACTGGGCACGGGATGCAAGACACAGCATGGTCAAGATCTTCCGGGTCAAGTCCTTATCCCTCgagcccccaccccaacctcgctttcttttccccaaatattaataaaagtatgCCCACGTCTCCacttccctcttcctcttccatttcctctgtttcctccttcccCAACCTGTCATTTCCCTGGCACTCCACCTAACTCCTCTCTCAGccctcattctttttaaaaccCTTTCCTGAGAACACAGCACAGGTCCAGCCAGGAATGTCCCAAGACTTCTGATTTTCCTTTAATAACCTTATCGGTTCCCTATATCTGAGCATGTGACCACAGCTTGTTGGAGTCGCTCTCTAAAGAAAACCATGGCTCGCACACTTTGGCCATTCACGGTAAGGCCACACTTTGATTTATTCAATCAAAATTGTAATCACTCAAATGTGAAATCAGGTGACCTACCCGAGTCTCCTCTGGCCAGACTTTGCCGACCTGACAGCCTTTGGCcatgtgtcccccacccccccaccagccTGCACTTCCTCCAGGGCTAAAAGAGCACATTTCTGGGCCCAGGGTAGGACTCATCCTTTGGTCTTTGCAGGAACGTAGTAActaatgaccatcatcaaaatcaCTGCTGTACCATGGGACATGAGTAAAACAGTGCTGGGAGCTGTAGCTCTGGGCTCAGGAAATCCTGGAACTGCCACCTCCACCAGACCTGGCCTGGCCCCCAGGTCCTCCTGGACACGTTCATCCTACACCTCTTCAGAGTCAACTGTGCCCACTGCCTGTCTCAACCACCTAGACAATGTCCCGTCATCTGGTTCACGGTACCTTGTAGATGTGGTGCTTCTTGCTAAcgatggggagagggaggaaggtgcAGGCATACGTGGTGTCATCCTCTGGGATGAGGAACTAGAGGGGGACACACAGAGGCTTaacaggtgggagggaggctcccaGAGAAGCAGGGGAAGGGACAGGTCAGGGAAGGGTGACCACTTGAGGGCCAGTTTGACCATCCTCGGAGGACCAAGGGGAGTCAGAGGAACATGGGTTCCAGGAATGTACTGAATATTGGGTGCAAGAGGAAGGTCTGGATTGAGtggaaggcagggagggggctggaggtgactgggcaggaaggagggggTCTTACATCAGTGATCTCCAAGTCATGGATGATGGTGTCCTCGGGGGCATCGAGATCATCAGGGTGGATGATTTGGAGCAGGAAGATGGACTTCACAAAAGTACGCTCCCGATCCATCTTTGGGGTGTCATCCAGGCCATAGGCGGCCAGTACCCTCACAGTGTCGCTCTGTGGGTGTCAAGGGCATCCAGGTGCTGCCACCCACAAGCAGCACTttgcacacacccacacccagccACCAACACAAGTCACTGGGTCACAGTGAAACTGATAGGGACAGAGTGAAGGGACAAAGtgggtgattaaatagttaatcccactaagGGATTAAAAGTATGAGATACCCCTGTGAGTTAAAGATTACTCAAGAAAACAGGTCTgcgtatgctaagtcgcttcattcatgttcgaccctttgcaaccctatggaccacagcctgccaggcttctctgtccatgggattctccaggcaagaacactggagtgggttgccagtgctctctctaggggatcttctggacccagggatggaacctgggcctcttgcatcgcaggcagattctttaccatctgagccaccagggaagcccctataggcCACCAGAGAACTCTGACCAAAGCAGGTTTACTTAGCCACAAAACCAAACAGGCTTATTTAGCAACAAAACTGTGCAGCAGAAGCAGGAGACACGCACCCAAACAATACAATAATGGTGGTGTGAAACACACATCCTGCCCGTGAGCTCAGTTAGTTAATGACCACCGAGGACATACTctctacacacacaaaaaacagtaATTTGTGGAAAGGtgacatgtgaaagtgaaagacccTCATTGTATTGAGACCCGAAACAATTTTTCCATAGCACCATGACAGTCCTGGGTTGACCACATAGAGACAAGCAAACTCCCCCACCTGATGCGGAGGAGGAACTGAGGATGGAAGTGTGATGTCTACTCAAGAATGAGGCAGAAGGTGGTCTTCCCCCCGCcttcccacttttcctttgattttaaaCCTGTAGTGCACTAGGTTCTCAGGGGCAGCACCCTATTGCCCACCCGATGTAAGTGGGTGTCCTCTTCTAGGAAATCCCTTCTCatctatcactttgccttttgCTGAATTTTgttctgtgctgagacataaagaaccAGAGTTCCTcggagcccccctcccccagaatGCCATGTTGAAGTTTCAGAATGGAGAGGGCTTGAGATTAGGGATCAGAACTAGTTGGGTTCTGGTTCTGCCTAGAGGCTGACCTGCTGGAGATGCTGGGCAAGCCACACCCCCTCTCCCAGCCCGTCTCTGAGCCCACAGGTGTGGGCTGTCACAGGTGGTCACCTGTCCACAGGTGGTTCACAACACCCTGCAGTTCAAGGAGATCAGGCAAGGTTCTTCAAGAGGGGACACCAGGGAAGGAGGCATGGGCTGTCATGGGGAGGCCGCCGGTAGAGGGCTGGTGGAATCACAGAGGGCAGGATTGGGAGGTGGCCATGCTGGGGAATGCTGAGAGAGATGGCGGCCCTGGGAACAGAGACTGGCTGCCCGACGGGCACGGCCACTCCAGGTTGGGGTGACATCACCGCCCAGGAGGAAAGGCTGCTTGCGACCAAATGCTCCTCCCCCCTCTCTCTTTTACCGTGATGTCTTGGTCGTGAGGGTCGCAGGAGCGGAAGGGCCTGGAGAAGCGCATGGTGGTGTAGACGGCATCTTCCGTCAGCCCCTGCAGCTCTGCATCCTGGCTCCCATCCTCCTCCAGCGTGTCTTCATCCACCAGGTGCTGGTCCTGGGGCCCAGGGAGGGTCACGGGGTGAGAACCGGGACCCCTAAGTGCTCACGGCTTTGGAGTAGCCTGAGTCCCTTTAGCCCCGCTAAGGTACCAAATCAGCAGAACCCGGGTCTATACAACGTAGTTCACCCCTGGGACAGAGCATGGCGTCAAGGGGGGGATTCATGGGGAAGAGGGAAGGCTGGTATCTGATCCCGCTTTACTTCTCCCATTTCAAATCTCATCTCCACGAATCCTAATGTTCCTATATCCCCAAGTCTTAAAAACCCACTTATTCTCTGAAAGCTCTATGCTTTTCATCTTTTCAGGGGGCTCTTAACATTGACCCTTCCCCATATAAATGCAGTTCAGAATGAGACTGGGAGACAGGTGAGCTGCTTCTTCATCCATAAAGTGGGAGAATAATCATCTACTTCCTGGTGATGCTGGGAGGTTTAATATGCAAAGATTTGGACCAACTCCTGCTTAACCAAATGTGCATAATAATTTTAAGCTATTATTATTGTGGGCACTGATGTCATTACTAGACTATTTTATGTTGTGGTCTCTCTCAGCCTAAAGGTAACAGAAGATGATGACTGTATCCTAAACAGCTTGGATTCTCCCCCAGTGACCTGCACTGAGACTGTGGCCCAGGATGCTCTCTCTTTCAGTCCAATGTCTCCATTCCCTGGGCACTTTAAGGACATTCAGTCTGGAAGACCTAGATTCAACCTCTCCAATGGACCCTTTCTGTAGGGAGAGGTCAGCCATCAGCTGGTGTTCTGGGCCTATGCCCGAATATGTTTGGAAAATATGGATCCTTCTTGGATTCAGAGTCATCCTCCACTCAGCAAGAGACCCAACATGCTTGGGAGGGAGCCACGCTCAGACTCACCGAGAAATAGACATTGCCGTCAGGCGAGACGCCTCCGACAACCAGGTCACTTCCCGCTCTGCTGTAGCGATCTGTGACACCCAAACCCACCCAGCCGGCTGTCCGGACCTGGAGCTCGAAAGTGATGATCTCAGCCTCAAAGTCAAAGTCCCAGCACAGGAAAACAGCGTTAGAAGGGTCTAGAAACCTGGAATAACGCAGACGGGGCGTGGGGCCAAGGCGATTGCCTTGGGAGGGAGTTGCAACGGCCGTAAATAGAAGAAGCCAGAAGAGAAGGGCACAGGCCATGGCTTCTGGGGTCTGGAGCACCTCTCCTTAGATGGACACTCAAGAAGTACGGACTTATATGCTCCTGCATCtgcgccaggcactgtgccacGGGGGAGGGGCAGACTGGGGCCCCTCTGATCTGATTATGTCTGGGTTCAGAGTGGAGCCACTTACATAACTCAGGAGGTGTGAGGTGCTCAGAGAGAAGGTGCTCTTGCCCTGGAGTAGGCACCTGGTGTGGAATGCTCAGAAATGAATCACTCTGGCTCTCCCCTGCCAACCCGAGGCAAGTGTCCTGCCCATGGGGACTCCGTGGAATCAAGGGGGTTTTGTTTCTCCCTTCctcattttctctccctcctttttttattttttacaatgctTCTCtccctctatttctctctctgcctccctccattCTTTCCTGCCTTTCTTTCCTCCAGTCTTTCCTCCCTAccttcctgccccccatccctgtATCCCTGGATGTTCTTACTGagccctccctctgccctctggcACATGTTCCCCACCCCAGTTTTCACGagctttttctattttgtctctgcccagaaGTGATGTACAGACCGGGAGTGGGGATGGGACTCCAGCCTCCCTACAGTGCAGGAAGGAGAAGAGGTGCTGGCAGGGGGCGAGGGGAAGGCTTCGATTTCCATCTCCTGGAGGAATCTTGACTACTAATCCCTGGAAGGACATGTAGAGGTGAGGGAGACATAATCAGCTTTCCAGATGGGCAAGTCTGGGGCAGCTTCGAGTTTCTGCACATcactggggaggaaggagaatgaGATGGAGAAAATGGGGAATAAACATGAATTTGCCTTTGGGATGCTCTGCACTTTCCCCTTCTTCCCATGAATTGCCTTTCAGAGAAATCATATTCAGGGACCCTCCACCAGAGGCTTGGCCAGCTTCCCTGCTGGCAGCTGGCAAACTGTTCAGTGCAATGCAAACAGTAGAAGCCCAGAAGGAATATTATAGCATCGGAACACAGGGATGAAAAGGAACTTCAGATCCACTTGATTTTCCAAGTATCCCAGCCCATTTAATTtttggatgaggaaatggaatcGTCAAGGAGTGACTTGATCAGTGTCTGAGCTCCCATCCAGTCAGTGGCAGAGCAAACATGAGACTCCAGGGGCCTGGGAGAGTGAACACGCCCTTAGGTCACCGACACGCACCAAGAACTCCTCTCCCTGCAGGCATTTCCACCATAGCTTGTCCTGGTGGAGGTGGCTGATGTCATTCACTGGCTGCTCCTTAGGAAAGGGACAAAAGTCTCTCACCCTAGAGTTCTTTCTTCCATTGTCTGATAGACCCTGTCCTCACCTGACCCTCGGTGTTCTTCTTCCATCAGACAATGGAGAggat is a genomic window containing:
- the LOC102410915 gene encoding putative DBH-like monooxygenase protein 2 codes for the protein MPRYVLTLTRLKHLILMFAPMRVTLGFRLPLFKLGASPSSCSALGPVPIQGQGNRLGPTPRLRYSRFLDPSNAVFLCWDFDFEAEIITFELQVRTAGWVGLGVTDRYSRAGSDLVVGGVSPDGNVYFSDQHLVDEDTLEEDGSQDAELQGLTEDAVYTTMRFSRPFRSCDPHDQDITSDTVRVLAAYGLDDTPKMDRERTFVKSIFLLQIIHPDDLDAPEDTIIHDLEITDFLIPEDDTTYACTFLPLPIVSKKHHIYKFEPKLVQHNETIVHHILVYACGNASALPTGISDCYGADPAFSLCTQVIVGWAVGGTSYQFPDDVGISIGTPLDPQWIRLEIHYSNFHNLPGLYDSSGIRVYYTAHLRKFDMGVLQLGVFTFPIHFIPPGAESFMSYGLCKTEKFEEMNGAPVPDIQVFGYLLHTHLAGRAVRAVQYRNRTQLRVICKDDAYDFNLQETRDLPYRVVIKPGDELLVECRYQTLDRDSLTFGGPSTINEMCLIFFFYYPRNNISSCQGYPDIIYVAHELGEEVSDSMEGMMAMSNVEWTLESIKKVEKACKEAQQTVIIKTIDELVENTTGWIQDINPTPRGPCLESSGGKVEPQDKTPAGFRAAPVVLSRSSSATLRCLPLAALLFGQGALSWLLATLQSGI